One Luteitalea sp. genomic window carries:
- a CDS encoding c-type cytochrome has product MTPWRGAGAAFVLFLLVSGPLVAQERPEVELYSAEEVSAGAELYQTYCALCHGARGDALPPLDLLRGKFLRQNMSDERLTEVMIKGSEGGAMPPSNVSDADAEKIVAFLRSEALGGTLTLPAGDAQGGKALFAGNDCFTCHRVQDQGSYAGPDLTDLGTRGRTMDELKRSMLEPDAEIAPENRVIQLVTREAETVRGTLLNQDAFSLQLRDTNGQLRSYQRADVGELSFVEKGLMPSYRGKLSEQEVIDIIHYLVAEQEGQP; this is encoded by the coding sequence GTGACACCTTGGCGAGGCGCGGGGGCGGCTTTTGTCCTGTTCCTGCTGGTGAGCGGTCCGCTGGTGGCGCAGGAGCGGCCGGAGGTAGAGCTGTATTCGGCGGAAGAGGTCAGCGCGGGGGCGGAGCTCTATCAGACGTATTGCGCGCTGTGCCACGGGGCGCGGGGGGACGCGCTTCCGCCCCTGGATCTGCTGCGCGGCAAGTTCCTTCGCCAGAACATGAGCGATGAGCGGCTCACCGAGGTGATGATCAAGGGCTCCGAGGGCGGCGCCATGCCGCCCTCGAACGTGAGCGATGCAGACGCAGAGAAGATTGTGGCATTCCTGCGATCAGAGGCGCTTGGCGGGACGCTCACGCTGCCTGCTGGCGATGCGCAGGGGGGGAAGGCGCTTTTTGCCGGCAACGACTGCTTCACCTGCCATCGCGTGCAAGACCAGGGATCGTACGCCGGTCCCGATCTGACGGACCTCGGGACGCGAGGGCGCACGATGGACGAGCTGAAGCGCTCGATGCTGGAGCCGGACGCCGAGATCGCCCCTGAGAACCGCGTCATTCAACTGGTCACCCGCGAGGCCGAGACCGTGAGAGGAACGCTCCTCAACCAGGATGCGTTCAGCCTTCAGCTACGAGACACGAACGGGCAGCTTCGGTCGTATCAGCGAGCAGACGTCGGTGAGCTGTCGTTCGTGGAGAAGGGCTTGATGCCTTCCTATCGAGGAAAGCTGAGCGAGCAGGAGGTCATCGACATCATTCACTATCTCGTCGCCGAACAGGAGGGCCAGCCATGA
- a CDS encoding hexose kinase: protein MHAAGGRVRCAVNAWSGRRDESAGREPTGRLLAGLVVITVAGFNTAIDKQIDVDLLEIGGVTRTRNVQALPGGKGLHVALAVAALGEEVRLVGCVDERSDEELRSFLEARGVAFHGVRIEGTLRTCLAIRDREGRVTEILEPGPALREAERESLTSCFLECCKGADVAVLSGSLPPGLDASTYARLGRTLAERRIRCLVDASGAALREAVSAGVFAIKPNIAEAAALIGRSLAGKEDLVDAVHELQRRGVELVVVSAGELGVVAAWHGRTCLVSAPSVREIRNTVGAGDCLVGGLAVGLARQAPMEEALRLGVACGSAKLLCEETGFVRREDIERLLPEVVIRWMD from the coding sequence ATGCATGCGGCAGGGGGCCGCGTGCGGTGCGCTGTCAACGCTTGGTCTGGGCGGCGTGACGAGTCAGCCGGACGCGAGCCAACTGGGCGACTTCTTGCGGGCCTCGTCGTGATCACCGTTGCAGGCTTCAACACCGCGATCGACAAGCAGATCGACGTCGACCTCCTGGAGATCGGCGGCGTCACGCGGACACGGAATGTCCAGGCGCTGCCGGGCGGCAAAGGGCTGCACGTCGCGCTTGCCGTTGCAGCGCTTGGAGAAGAGGTCCGTCTCGTCGGCTGCGTAGATGAACGGAGCGACGAAGAGCTCAGGTCGTTTCTCGAAGCTCGCGGCGTCGCCTTCCACGGCGTGCGGATAGAGGGCACGCTTCGCACCTGTCTCGCGATCAGGGATCGCGAGGGCCGAGTGACGGAGATTCTGGAACCGGGCCCAGCGCTGCGTGAGGCAGAGCGAGAGTCACTGACATCGTGCTTTCTCGAGTGCTGCAAGGGAGCAGACGTGGCGGTGCTTTCGGGAAGCTTGCCGCCCGGGCTCGACGCGAGCACGTACGCACGTCTTGGCCGCACGCTCGCCGAGCGCCGCATCCGGTGCCTCGTCGATGCGAGCGGCGCCGCGCTGCGCGAGGCGGTCAGCGCGGGCGTCTTTGCGATCAAACCGAACATCGCGGAAGCGGCAGCCTTGATCGGTCGTTCCCTCGCTGGTAAAGAGGATCTCGTGGATGCCGTCCATGAGCTGCAGCGCCGGGGCGTGGAGCTAGTCGTGGTGTCGGCTGGCGAGCTGGGCGTCGTTGCCGCCTGGCATGGCCGGACGTGCCTCGTCTCGGCACCGAGCGTGCGCGAGATCCGCAACACCGTAGGCGCTGGCGACTGTCTCGTCGGTGGATTGGCTGTCGGCCTGGCCCGTCAGGCGCCCATGGAGGAGGCCCTCCGCCTCGGCGTGGCCTGCGGAAGCGCCAAGCTGCTGTGCGAAGAGACCGGGTTCGTTCGCCGGGAAGACATCGAACGGCTTCTGCCAGAGGTCGTCATTCGCTGGATGGATTAG
- a CDS encoding carbohydrate kinase produces the protein MKRTLVVGELNVDLVLHGVNSYPTPGHEVFAESCALTLGSASAIFAVGLAKLGNPVSFVSTVGRDGWADYCLDILRQAGIDVSRITQDGSLQTGMTVSIPFDGDRTLVTFAGASRVQTDAGLGEEVLSQFAHLHVSSYFLQTGLRPCCARLFARASSLGLTSSLDPGFDPRERWGDDLVDLLRLTDIFLPNEVELAAVTGCRDHLEGLRKLDNGRTVTVVKLGAKGCLALSHGEPLHVPAFPIDAVDSTGAGDSFNAGFLHGWLRGRSLEECMRQGAACGALSTLGLGGVTSQPDASQLGDFLRASS, from the coding sequence ATGAAGCGAACTCTGGTCGTCGGCGAGCTCAACGTCGACTTGGTGCTCCACGGCGTCAATAGCTATCCCACGCCCGGCCACGAAGTGTTTGCCGAGAGCTGCGCGCTCACGCTCGGCAGCGCCTCCGCGATCTTCGCCGTCGGCCTGGCCAAGCTGGGGAATCCAGTATCGTTTGTCAGCACGGTCGGGCGCGACGGCTGGGCAGACTACTGCCTGGACATATTGCGTCAGGCGGGCATAGACGTCTCGCGCATTACACAGGACGGCTCGCTTCAAACAGGGATGACGGTGTCCATTCCGTTCGACGGCGACAGGACGCTCGTCACGTTCGCGGGCGCCAGCCGCGTCCAAACCGACGCGGGGCTGGGCGAGGAGGTCCTCTCGCAGTTCGCGCATCTGCACGTGTCTTCCTACTTCCTGCAGACAGGGCTTCGTCCGTGCTGCGCGCGGCTATTTGCGCGAGCGTCCAGTCTTGGCCTCACCTCGTCACTCGACCCAGGATTCGATCCACGCGAGCGTTGGGGTGATGACCTGGTCGACCTGCTTCGGCTCACCGACATCTTTCTTCCCAACGAGGTGGAGCTCGCCGCCGTGACCGGATGCCGCGACCACCTCGAAGGACTACGGAAGCTCGATAATGGGCGCACGGTGACGGTCGTCAAGCTTGGTGCGAAGGGATGCCTGGCGCTGTCTCACGGCGAGCCGCTCCACGTGCCTGCGTTTCCAATCGACGCCGTAGACTCGACCGGCGCGGGCGACTCGTTCAATGCGGGCTTCCTCCACGGCTGGCTGCGCGGACGCTCCTTGGAGGAATGCATGCGGCAGGGGGCCGCGTGCGGTGCGCTGTCAACGCTTGGTCTGGGCGGCGTGACGAGTCAGCCGGACGCGAGCCAACTGGGCGACTTCTTGCGGGCCTCGTCGTGA
- a CDS encoding SIS domain-containing protein, with amino-acid sequence MPETTRRRAVSDAPLAQPAEPTSMQPPDAAAVELGARVASFAALLDRPVEAQHASGYYHTLREICQQPGTWRRTAAAMVQRRDILVGFLQDASAQGPAGAILVTGSGSSFYGAECLSWCLHGALPRPVVAVPAGQLLTDGVRHLPVERPSLMISLGRSGNSPESSAAIDLLLETEPECRHLIITCNQEGRLAQRYQRDPRALAVVLDDATCDRSLVMTSSLTNMLAAGRFLGSLDAPDSYISRIEGLAAAATQLLLQHADALARIARDGFRSAVFLGSGSMYGAAREAALKMLEMTAGQMPTMAETYLSLRHGPMSAVHDGTVLLCFLSSDPVTRAYEMDVIREMDQKDLGLLKVIVGRGLATDCARTPAVVINVSDEHALRDDDLPLLEMLAGQLMAFFSSLHVGCEPDRPSRNGAIARVVASFDIHRRTQT; translated from the coding sequence ATGCCTGAGACGACGCGCAGGCGAGCGGTAAGCGATGCGCCGCTCGCGCAACCGGCGGAGCCCACCTCGATGCAGCCGCCCGATGCCGCAGCGGTCGAGCTCGGAGCCCGGGTTGCCTCGTTCGCCGCGCTGCTGGACAGGCCGGTCGAGGCGCAGCACGCAAGTGGTTACTATCACACGCTGCGCGAGATCTGTCAGCAGCCGGGCACCTGGCGCCGGACGGCGGCCGCCATGGTGCAGCGGCGCGACATCCTCGTAGGCTTCCTGCAGGATGCCTCTGCACAAGGCCCGGCCGGCGCGATCCTCGTGACGGGATCCGGAAGCTCGTTCTACGGCGCGGAGTGCCTGTCGTGGTGCTTGCATGGCGCGCTTCCTCGGCCGGTCGTCGCGGTGCCGGCGGGGCAGCTGCTCACCGACGGCGTCCGCCATCTGCCCGTGGAGCGCCCCTCTTTGATGATCTCGCTCGGCAGGTCAGGCAACAGCCCCGAGAGCTCCGCTGCGATCGACCTGCTCCTCGAGACCGAGCCAGAGTGCCGCCATCTCATCATCACGTGCAACCAAGAGGGACGCCTGGCGCAGCGATACCAGCGCGATCCGCGCGCGCTGGCCGTTGTGCTCGATGATGCGACGTGCGATAGAAGCTTGGTGATGACCAGCAGTCTCACCAACATGTTGGCCGCTGGCAGGTTTCTCGGCTCGCTCGATGCGCCCGATTCGTACATCTCACGCATCGAGGGCCTCGCGGCAGCGGCGACCCAGCTCTTACTGCAGCACGCGGATGCGCTCGCGCGCATTGCTCGCGATGGCTTCCGGTCTGCCGTCTTCCTTGGCAGTGGCTCGATGTATGGTGCAGCGCGCGAAGCCGCCCTCAAGATGCTCGAGATGACCGCCGGACAGATGCCGACGATGGCCGAGACGTATCTGTCGCTGCGGCATGGACCCATGAGCGCGGTCCACGATGGCACGGTGCTGCTTTGCTTCCTGTCCTCGGATCCGGTGACGCGCGCCTACGAGATGGACGTCATCCGTGAGATGGATCAGAAGGACCTCGGGCTGCTGAAGGTGATCGTCGGACGGGGACTCGCCACCGATTGCGCTCGAACGCCAGCTGTTGTCATCAACGTCTCCGACGAACATGCGTTGCGAGACGACGACCTGCCGCTGCTCGAGATGCTCGCGGGGCAGCTCATGGCGTTCTTCTCGTCGCTCCACGTCGGCTGCGAGCCGGATCGGCCCTCCAGAAACGGTGCAATCGCCCGTGTCGTAGCGTCATTCGACATTCATCGGCGCACGCAGACCTAA
- a CDS encoding DeoR family transcriptional regulator: MPAPSGARLMTEERRRQIVDLVGQQKRATVHELVQRFNVSAVTIRADLDALAEVSAVVRSHGGALAPLEGDRDVPVDVKETLRRAEKSRIGRAAAQLVRENETIILDSGTTTAEVARHLKLLNLKSLTVITNALNIAMQLASVPQVRVIMLGGILRPLSYSLVGPHAEQALQGLNAERLFLGVDGFDAELGPTTPDVLEAQLNALMIRVSRETTIVADSTKFSRRSLSLIAKIDSIHRVITDDGVPPETVSALRARSVDVMAV; this comes from the coding sequence ATGCCGGCGCCAAGTGGAGCCCGTCTGATGACGGAAGAGCGGCGGCGACAGATCGTCGATCTGGTCGGGCAGCAGAAGCGCGCCACCGTTCACGAGCTCGTCCAGCGCTTCAATGTCTCGGCCGTGACGATTCGCGCCGATCTCGACGCGTTGGCGGAAGTGTCAGCGGTGGTCAGGTCTCACGGCGGCGCGCTGGCGCCGCTCGAGGGCGACCGCGACGTGCCGGTTGACGTCAAGGAGACCTTGCGGCGGGCGGAGAAGTCCCGCATCGGGCGTGCCGCCGCGCAGCTCGTTCGTGAGAACGAGACGATCATCCTCGACTCGGGCACGACGACGGCGGAGGTGGCCCGGCATCTCAAGCTGCTCAATCTCAAGTCGCTGACGGTCATTACCAACGCCTTGAACATTGCCATGCAGTTGGCCAGCGTCCCGCAGGTGCGCGTCATCATGCTCGGCGGCATTCTTCGGCCGTTGTCCTATTCCCTGGTCGGGCCGCATGCCGAGCAGGCGCTGCAGGGTCTCAACGCCGAGCGGCTCTTCCTTGGCGTCGATGGATTCGATGCGGAGCTTGGCCCCACGACGCCAGACGTCCTGGAGGCCCAGCTCAACGCGCTCATGATTCGCGTCTCCAGAGAGACAACGATCGTGGCCGACTCCACCAAGTTCAGTCGCCGCAGCCTCTCGCTCATCGCCAAGATCGACAGTATTCATCGGGTCATCACTGATGACGGCGTGCCTCCCGAGACCGTCTCGGCGCTGCGCGCCCGAAGCGTCGACGTGATGGCGGTCTGA
- a CDS encoding EamA family transporter — MTRPRNRKPRGWLFYATFTTVAWGIWGAFIEIPEHAGFPATLGYAVWALTMIPCAAVALRNTHSRVDSDGRALLLGGAIGFLGAGGQLLLFQALRSGPAYLVFPIISLYPLVTIVLSVTLLRERAEGRPLAGIVLALPAIVLLSYVEPTSGGTTGYGWLLLAVTVLFMWGAQAFVLKKAQDDMSAEGIFFYMALTAVLLVPVALLMTDFSAPINWGLRGPYLAALVHILNAAGALSLVYAMRYGKAIIVVPMTALAPVITIVLSLLIYRELPSMYHTIGMLCAVLAIYLFATESPGADAEHPPVEVESSTRPVDTRNAGL, encoded by the coding sequence ATGACACGCCCTCGCAATCGCAAACCCCGAGGCTGGCTCTTCTACGCGACGTTCACCACCGTGGCGTGGGGCATCTGGGGCGCGTTCATCGAGATCCCGGAGCACGCGGGCTTTCCAGCCACGCTTGGCTACGCGGTCTGGGCGCTCACGATGATTCCGTGCGCCGCGGTAGCCCTGCGCAATACGCACAGCCGTGTGGACTCCGATGGGCGTGCGCTGCTGCTCGGTGGCGCAATCGGCTTTCTCGGTGCTGGGGGCCAGCTCCTCTTGTTCCAGGCGCTGCGATCCGGTCCGGCATATCTCGTCTTTCCTATCATCTCGCTCTACCCGCTGGTCACGATCGTCCTCTCCGTCACGCTGCTTCGCGAGCGTGCGGAAGGCCGACCGCTCGCTGGCATTGTGCTCGCGCTTCCGGCAATCGTGCTGCTCTCGTACGTCGAGCCCACGAGTGGTGGAACGACCGGCTACGGTTGGCTGCTGCTGGCCGTCACGGTGCTCTTCATGTGGGGCGCCCAGGCTTTTGTCTTGAAGAAGGCGCAGGACGACATGAGCGCCGAGGGCATCTTCTTCTACATGGCGCTCACCGCTGTGCTGCTCGTGCCGGTCGCGCTGCTGATGACTGATTTCAGCGCACCCATCAACTGGGGTCTCCGCGGACCGTATCTCGCCGCGCTCGTGCACATCCTCAATGCTGCAGGGGCGCTCAGTCTCGTGTACGCCATGCGTTACGGCAAGGCCATCATCGTCGTGCCGATGACGGCGCTCGCGCCGGTCATCACAATTGTCCTCTCGCTGCTGATCTACCGGGAGCTGCCGTCGATGTATCACACGATCGGCATGCTCTGCGCCGTGCTGGCGATCTATCTCTTCGCCACGGAATCGCCGGGAGCCGACGCAGAGCACCCGCCCGTCGAGGTCGAATCGTCGACCCGCCCCGTTGATACCCGCAACGCAGGCCTTTAG
- a CDS encoding FAD-binding protein: MTDQIVSTFQKNLRGQLVRPGDANYDTARSLYNGMIDKRPRLIARCVDVADVITAVRFGREQGLLIAIRGGGHNGPGLGSCDDGLVIDLEMMRSVRVDPASRTVRVDAGCTSGDVDHATHPFGLAVPFGIVSTTGVAGLTLGGGTGYLTRKYGLTIDNLLEADVVLADGRFVTASEDQHPDLFWALRGGGGNFGVVTSFLFRAHPVGMVYAGPIFWDAIDARVVMQTYRDFLASAPEELGAFVGLKTVPSMDPFPRDSWGKRACAVIASYNGSAADGERAMAPLLEAVPPPMFNWMSAIPFPAMQALFDPFFPKGLQWYWKGDFVQSLPDQVIDVHIAQAARAPTELSLMHLYPIDGAVERVAKDATAWSTRDARWSMVIAGIDSDRNGADALKAWGRMYWKAVHPYNLEGAYVNFMMDDEAEGRVEATYGDNYRRLVSVKATYDPDNLFRVNQNIQPVHA; this comes from the coding sequence ATGACTGACCAGATCGTTTCAACCTTCCAGAAGAACCTTCGCGGGCAGCTCGTTCGTCCTGGCGACGCCAATTACGACACGGCGCGCTCTCTCTACAACGGCATGATCGACAAGCGTCCGCGGTTGATAGCCCGCTGCGTAGACGTTGCCGACGTCATCACGGCGGTCCGCTTCGGCCGCGAGCAGGGTCTGCTCATCGCGATCCGCGGCGGCGGGCACAACGGACCGGGGCTCGGCTCTTGTGACGATGGGCTGGTGATCGATCTGGAGATGATGAGGAGCGTGCGCGTCGATCCGGCGAGTCGGACCGTCCGTGTCGATGCTGGGTGCACGTCCGGCGATGTCGATCATGCCACTCACCCCTTCGGCCTGGCGGTCCCCTTCGGCATCGTCTCCACGACCGGTGTGGCTGGCCTCACGCTCGGCGGCGGCACCGGGTATCTCACGCGCAAGTACGGCCTCACCATCGACAACCTCCTGGAGGCGGACGTCGTGCTTGCCGACGGACGCTTCGTTACGGCCAGCGAGGATCAACATCCCGATCTCTTCTGGGCGCTTCGCGGCGGCGGCGGCAACTTCGGCGTCGTGACCAGCTTCCTCTTCCGGGCGCATCCGGTTGGCATGGTCTACGCTGGCCCGATCTTTTGGGATGCCATCGACGCACGAGTAGTCATGCAAACCTATCGCGACTTCCTGGCGTCGGCGCCCGAGGAGCTCGGCGCCTTCGTGGGCCTCAAGACGGTGCCGTCGATGGACCCGTTCCCCAGGGACTCCTGGGGTAAGCGCGCCTGCGCGGTGATCGCCAGCTACAACGGCTCGGCGGCAGACGGCGAACGGGCTATGGCGCCGCTGCTCGAGGCCGTGCCGCCGCCGATGTTCAACTGGATGAGCGCGATACCGTTCCCCGCGATGCAGGCGCTCTTCGATCCGTTCTTTCCCAAGGGGCTGCAGTGGTATTGGAAGGGCGACTTCGTCCAGTCGCTTCCCGACCAAGTCATCGACGTGCACATCGCGCAGGCGGCTCGGGCGCCAACCGAGCTCTCGCTCATGCACCTCTACCCCATCGATGGGGCTGTCGAGCGCGTGGCCAAGGACGCAACCGCCTGGAGCACACGCGACGCGCGGTGGTCGATGGTCATTGCAGGGATTGATTCGGACCGGAACGGCGCTGACGCGCTCAAGGCATGGGGGCGCATGTACTGGAAGGCGGTCCACCCATACAATCTCGAGGGCGCCTACGTCAACTTCATGATGGATGACGAGGCGGAGGGCCGGGTCGAGGCGACCTACGGCGACAACTACCGCCGCCTGGTGTCTGTCAAAGCAACGTACGACCCTGACAATCTCTTCCGGGTCAACCAGAACATCCAGCCGGTGCACGCGTAA
- a CDS encoding aminotransferase class V-fold PLP-dependent enzyme, whose translation MFSRRAFLRTSGAASVAAVAAFTDRGIERVAAAGRAIEGRAPADVAADEHYWREIQQAFTLDRSLINLNNGGCCPSPRVVHEALKRYLDMSNQAPVYHMWQILEPNIETVRRRLAAAFGCSAEEMAITRNASEALQIAQLGIELKRGDDVVTTNQDYGRMLDTWDQRARRDGINVKKISFPVPPPSLDDLADRLIAALTPATKVLHFCHITNLTGQIFPVRRICDEARGRGIRTIVDGAHAFAHFPYTLEDLGCDYYGTSLHKWLLAPIGTGFLYVRRENIQSLWPLTPAAEKHTGDIRKFEEIGTHPAANHNAIAEALSFHEGIGIERKAARLRYLRDRWATRLQQSSRIRIHTNLDPGHSCAIGTVQIAGIPAPKVVDRLWERWRIIATPIVHAEYEGVRVTPNVYTTLEEIDTFAAAMEEMVAKGPH comes from the coding sequence ATGTTCAGCCGACGCGCATTTCTACGAACGAGCGGAGCGGCCAGCGTGGCGGCGGTTGCCGCCTTCACCGACCGTGGCATCGAACGGGTGGCTGCTGCAGGACGAGCGATCGAAGGACGTGCGCCCGCGGATGTTGCCGCTGACGAGCACTACTGGCGCGAGATCCAGCAGGCCTTCACGCTCGATCGCTCACTGATCAACCTCAACAACGGCGGCTGCTGTCCCAGCCCGCGGGTCGTCCACGAAGCGCTCAAGCGCTATCTCGACATGTCGAACCAGGCGCCCGTGTACCACATGTGGCAAATCCTGGAGCCGAACATCGAAACCGTCAGGCGGCGTCTCGCCGCGGCATTCGGCTGCAGCGCCGAAGAGATGGCCATTACGCGGAATGCCAGCGAGGCGCTTCAAATCGCGCAGCTCGGCATCGAGTTGAAGCGCGGCGATGACGTCGTGACGACGAACCAGGATTACGGTCGGATGCTCGACACCTGGGACCAGCGTGCTCGGCGGGATGGGATTAACGTGAAGAAGATCTCGTTTCCCGTTCCACCGCCATCGCTGGACGATCTGGCCGATCGCCTCATCGCTGCCCTGACGCCTGCGACGAAGGTCCTGCACTTCTGCCACATTACCAATTTGACCGGGCAGATCTTTCCGGTGCGGCGAATCTGCGACGAGGCACGCGGGCGCGGCATTCGAACCATTGTGGACGGCGCCCACGCCTTCGCACACTTCCCATACACACTCGAAGACCTCGGCTGCGACTACTACGGTACCAGCTTGCACAAGTGGCTGCTGGCGCCGATTGGAACCGGCTTCCTCTATGTGCGGCGCGAGAACATCCAGTCGCTCTGGCCGCTCACGCCGGCTGCCGAAAAGCACACGGGCGACATCCGGAAATTCGAGGAGATCGGCACGCACCCGGCGGCAAACCACAATGCCATCGCCGAAGCCCTGAGCTTCCACGAAGGCATTGGAATCGAGCGCAAAGCGGCGCGGCTACGTTACTTGCGCGACCGCTGGGCGACGCGGCTGCAGCAATCCTCCCGCATTCGCATTCACACGAATCTCGACCCGGGCCATTCGTGCGCGATCGGGACGGTGCAGATCGCGGGCATTCCTGCCCCGAAGGTCGTCGATCGCCTGTGGGAGCGCTGGCGCATCATCGCAACGCCCATCGTGCATGCTGAATACGAAGGCGTGCGTGTCACACCGAACGTCTACACGACACTCGAAGAGATCGATACGTTTGCCGCGGCAATGGAGGAGATGGTCGCAAAGGGCCCTCACTAG
- a CDS encoding amidohydrolase/deacetylase family metallohydrolase produces the protein MVAPPLHGQNPDFDLLIKGGHVIDPKNGIDAVMDVGIADGKITEVAADIDSSRAGRVADAGGLYVVPGLIDIHAHVFYGTEDDAYLSNGFSAVPADSYSFRSGQTTLVDVGGAGWRNFPQFKAQVIDRSRTRVLSFINIVGSGMKGGPVEQNLSDMDAALTAMRISEHPELIVGIKVAHYSGPEWDPVTRAVEAGREADVPVMVDFGGHTPPLSLEDLLLKYLRPGDILTHTFAHVRGRTPIVDEEGKVRPYVWEARKRGIIFDVGHGGGSFLYRQAVPAMEQGFAPDVISTDLHTGSMNGGMKNILNTMSKFLNMGMSLQDVIKSNTSRAAEIIKRSDLGHLSVGAEADVAVLNVRRGTFGFIDVSGGKLAGDRKLECELTVKGGEVVWDLNGIAHPLWTEVPERSPD, from the coding sequence ATGGTTGCTCCGCCACTGCACGGTCAGAACCCTGACTTCGATCTACTGATCAAAGGCGGGCACGTGATCGATCCGAAGAACGGGATCGACGCCGTGATGGACGTCGGCATTGCCGACGGCAAGATTACCGAAGTGGCGGCCGACATCGATTCCTCCCGGGCCGGACGGGTGGCCGACGCCGGCGGCCTGTACGTCGTCCCCGGCCTGATCGACATCCACGCGCATGTCTTCTACGGGACGGAGGACGATGCGTACCTGAGCAACGGCTTCTCGGCCGTTCCCGCCGACAGCTACTCCTTCAGGAGCGGCCAGACGACGTTGGTCGACGTTGGCGGCGCCGGCTGGCGCAACTTCCCGCAGTTCAAAGCACAGGTCATCGACCGCTCCAGGACGCGCGTGCTCTCGTTCATCAACATCGTGGGGTCGGGCATGAAGGGGGGACCGGTCGAACAGAATCTCTCCGATATGGACGCCGCCCTGACGGCAATGCGGATCAGTGAGCATCCGGAGCTGATCGTCGGCATCAAAGTCGCCCACTACAGCGGTCCGGAGTGGGATCCCGTGACACGAGCCGTGGAAGCCGGCCGTGAGGCGGATGTCCCGGTCATGGTCGATTTCGGCGGCCATACTCCGCCGCTTTCGCTCGAGGACTTGCTTCTGAAGTACCTTCGCCCGGGCGACATCCTGACCCACACCTTCGCCCACGTGCGCGGCAGAACGCCGATCGTGGACGAGGAAGGAAAAGTCAGGCCGTACGTCTGGGAGGCGCGTAAGCGGGGCATCATCTTCGACGTTGGCCACGGCGGAGGCAGCTTTCTCTACCGGCAGGCGGTGCCCGCCATGGAGCAGGGCTTCGCTCCCGACGTGATCAGCACCGACCTGCACACTGGCAGCATGAACGGGGGCATGAAGAACATCCTGAACACGATGTCGAAATTCCTGAATATGGGGATGTCGCTCCAGGACGTCATCAAGAGCAACACATCGAGGGCGGCCGAGATCATCAAGCGATCCGATCTGGGTCACCTGAGCGTCGGAGCCGAAGCCGATGTCGCGGTGCTGAACGTCCGGCGCGGCACGTTCGGCTTCATCGATGTGTCCGGCGGCAAGCTCGCCGGCGATCGGAAGCTGGAGTGCGAGCTGACGGTCAAGGGCGGTGAGGTGGTGTGGGATCTGAACGGAATCGCGCATCCTCTCTGGACAGAGGTCCCGGAGCGTAGCCCGGACTAG
- a CDS encoding cupin gives MEVLVLDVVLKRFDRPDEVRTFAKGRFELVHIGGLTIGRATYEPGWKWSDDVGRAMGKTSCDVEHVGIVLAGCATAAMNDGRVIEMHAGDIFYIPPGHDSWVVGDAPYVSLHLMGASEYAARKNEA, from the coding sequence ATGGAGGTGCTCGTGCTTGACGTGGTACTGAAGCGATTCGATCGCCCGGACGAGGTTCGAACGTTCGCCAAGGGGCGATTCGAGCTGGTTCACATTGGCGGCCTGACCATTGGCCGCGCGACGTACGAGCCCGGCTGGAAGTGGTCCGATGACGTTGGACGCGCGATGGGCAAGACGAGCTGTGATGTCGAGCACGTGGGGATCGTCCTGGCTGGATGCGCAACGGCGGCCATGAACGATGGCCGCGTGATTGAGATGCACGCCGGCGATATCTTTTATATCCCACCCGGTCACGACAGTTGGGTGGTGGGCGACGCCCCGTACGTCTCCCTGCACCTGATGGGCGCGAGCGAGTATGCGGCTCGCAAGAACGAGGCGTGA